In Pongo abelii isolate AG06213 chromosome 15, NHGRI_mPonAbe1-v2.0_pri, whole genome shotgun sequence, a single window of DNA contains:
- the PTGDR gene encoding prostaglandin D2 receptor, translating into MKSPFYRCQNTTSVEKGNSAVMGWVLFTTGLLGNLLALGLLARSGLGWCSRRPLRPLPSVFYVLVCGLTVTDLLGKCLLSPVVLAAYAQNRSLRVLAPALDNSLCQAFAFFMSFFGLSSTLQLLAMALECWLSLGHPFFYQRHITLRLGALVAPVVSAFSLAFCALPFMGFGKFVQYCPGTWCFIQMVHEEGSLSVLGYSVLYSSLMALLVLATVLCNLGAMRNLYAMHRRLQRHPRSCTRDLAEPRADGREASPQPLEELDHLLLLALMTVLFTMCSLPVIYRAYYGAFKDVKEKNRTSEEAEDLQALRFLSVISIVDPWIFIIFRAPVFRIFFHKIFIRPLTYRNWCSNSTNVESSL; encoded by the exons ATGAAGTCGCCCTTCTACCGCTGCCAGAACACCACCTCTGTGGAAAAAGGCAACTCGGCCGTGATGGGCTGGGTGCTCTTCACCACCGGCCTCCTGGGCAACCTGCTGGCCCTGGGGCTGCTGGCGCGCTCGGGGCTGGGGTGGTGCTCGCGGCGTCCACTGCGCCCGCTGCCCTCGGTCTTCTACGTGCTGGTGTGTGGCCTGACGGTCACCGACTTGCTGGGCAAGTGCCTCCTAAGCCCAGTGGTGCTGGCTGCCTACGCTCAGAACCGGAGTCTGCGGGTGCTTGCGCCCGCATTGGACAACTCCTTGTGCCAAGCCTTCGCCTTCTTCATGTCTTTCTTTGGGCTCTCCTCGACACTGCAACTCCTGGCCATGGCACTGGAGTGCTGGCTCTCCCTAGGGCACCCCTTCTTCTACCAGCGGCACATCACCCTGCGCCTGGGCGCACTGGTGGCCCCGGTGGTGAGCGCCTTCTCCCTGGCTTTCTGCGCGCTACCTTTCATGGGCTTCGGGAAGTTCGTGCAGTACTGCCCCGGCACCTGGTGCTTTATCCAGATGGTCCACGAGGAGGGCTCGCTGTCGGTGCTGGGGTACTCTGTGCTCTATTCCAGCCTCATGGCGCTGCTGGTCCTCGCCACCGTGCTGTGCAACCTCGGCGCCATGCGCAACCTCTATGCGATGCACCGGCGGCTGCAGCGGCACCCGCGCTCCTGCACCAGGGACCTTGCCGAGCCGCGCGCGGACGGGAGGGAAGCgtcccctcagcccctggaggAGCTGGATCACCTCCTGCTGCTGGCGCTGATGACCGTGCTCTTCACTATGTGTTCTCTGCCCGTAATT TATCGCGCTTACTATGGAGCATTTAAGGATGTCAAGGAGAAAAACAGGACCTCTGAAGAAGCAGAAGACCTCCAAGCCTTGCGATTTCTATCTGTGATTTCAATTGTGGACCCTtggatttttatcattttcagaGCTCCAGTATTTCGGATATTTTTTCACAAGATTTTCATTAGACCTCTTACGTACAGGAACTGGTGCAGCAATTCCACTAACGTGGAATCCAGTCTGTGA